From Plasmodium falciparum 3D7 genome assembly, chromosome: 9, one genomic window encodes:
- a CDS encoding signal peptidase complex subunit 3, putative, whose amino-acid sequence MDSFLNRLNVLFYSMALCFLILCAFNYGTSFYLFDEKEIKTNIQVKSIKRFVYNRYINADEAVLSLDVSYDMRKAFNWNLKQLFVYVLVTYETPKKIKNEVIIQDYIVKNKKQAKKNYRNFITKYSLKDYYNGLRNNLIHLQVCYKYMPIVGFSRSFEGAKISYQLPPEYFDNLPSNYPLYYPDK is encoded by the coding sequence ATGGATAGCTTCTTAAACCGCTTAAATGTGTTGTTTTATTCTATGGCCCTGtgttttttaatattgtGTGCGTTCAATTATGGAacatctttttatttatttgatgagaaagaaataaaaaccAATATTCAGGTGAAAAGTATTAAAagatttgtatataataggTACATAAATGCTGATGAAGCAGTATTATCTTTAGATGTTTCTTATGATATGAGAAAAGCATTTAATTGGAATTTAAAACAGCTTTTTGTTTATGTTTTAGTTACATATGAAACgcctaaaaaaataaagaatgaaGTTATAATTCAAGATTATattgttaaaaataaaaagcaagccaaaaaaaattatagaaattttattacaaaatattcACTTAAAGATTATTATAACGGACtaagaaataatttaattcatttacaagtttgttataaatatatgcctATTGTGGGTTTTTCAAGATCTTTTGAAGGTGCCAAAATTTCTTATCAATTGCCCCCTGAATATTTTGATAACTTGCCTTCGAATTACCCCTTATATTATCCAgacaaataa